Genomic window (Lycium barbarum isolate Lr01 chromosome 2, ASM1917538v2, whole genome shotgun sequence):
tatgcttgagcgggggttcgaactcagaacctcatgatttctgcgtgaacgctcagagttgcaatgcaaagggcaaaaattaaagaccagcaatatgaggggcataatttaaagaccagcaatatgaggggcaaaatttaaaaaccaccccaaaagaagggcaatccgcgcaaaaagatGTTTCCTTATATGCACAATTTAGGTTCAAATGAACTTTGTTCTGGATGGATAAAACTGGGCTTGCAAGACCAGTGTTAGGCTCTTCCACTCTGCATTATGGTCAACTATTGTAACACTTGCAATGTTATTTGGGCCTCCTCACTTACAAAATGAAATCTCTTATAATGGGAAGTTCaatattttccttttctttatttctttgatTACTCTTTTAGTTTCACTTATCGTGCAGTAGATTTCCTAAGAGAATATAGATGGagaaatacgtattagcaagtaCAACCTACAGATATGCTTAAAGTAATGTTCAAGTGAAAAAGGTTTAGAAAATTGGGATTGGAAGGAAGTAGCAGGTAGTAGTTTATCTTTGTGGCCTCGTAAGAATCCATTCTGCCTAGTGCAAGTGCAAACTTGCCAACCCACCCACATGTaggaaaaatatataatatagtaGCATTCAAAGGGGTTTAACGAATTCATCCATTAAACGAAAAAATAGACCCCGTGTACTTGAGACAAAATATTTCTCTGCATAAGATAATTCCCTAATCAACCGCAAAGATGAGAGGCTTTCTACAATTACAACAATAATTAATGACCAGTCTGATGCTTATTTATCTCCCTTTCAGAGTAAAAAGGGAGAAAAACCTAATCAACAGCATAAGATGAATAAATTAATGCCCCAAAGTTTGAAATAACAGTACTGCCTCTCTTGACCCTCAGAACTGGACCTCTCCAAATCAAAAACTAGAATCTTAAAGTTACAATATCACACAAATCAAAATGGTATTGCATTATGTCCATGACAAAAATCTCCCTGCCCAGAAAGCTTTCACCTTGTTCAGAAGTCAGCCTCAAGTTCAGACTATATCAACTAACCAATCAAACGATGCTCGGCGGATCACCTTCCCAAGTACAAGTGGATCGGGCCCAGCGTGTCCGGATGCAGTCGACTAAAGGAGCATGCTGAGAAGGTTCTGGTTTTGAAACTTCACCAACAGAATCCTTATCACTTGTAGCTGGTCCTGCAGTCATGAACTCCTCAGGAGTCCACTTCGGGGGAACTGAAACCCTCAACTTAGTGAGTCTAGGCCTTTGTACCGGAAAATCATTTCCCGAGTTCCCGTTCATGACTGATTTTGCAATCCCATTGAAGTGATAAAGATCAAACACCTTTTTACCACTTAATCCACTAGGATCTTTCAGCCCACCCAAATTCTTTTCCAAGTCTAACAAGACCTGCCAGAATTCGCTCCATACAATGTATCCACTGCTGGTTAGGTTTTGAAGCTTGTCTGACGGAAGATTGACATTAGTCTCCCTAAGGACTTGATGAAAACCTTCCACGCTAATGAATCCACCACCTCCACTCTGATCTTGTGCATCAAAAGCTCTACGGATCTTTGTTTCCCTGCCTTCAAGTTCATTCTCCTCCTGAACTTTTGTATCGAGAGCAAATAAGACCGTGTAATGAGATTCACTGCCAACAACCCATATTGGCCATTTCGGGCATTTCAAATGCAGACCAACTTTACAGAAGTTTAGGTACTCTAGCAGGGTAAGAAATCCAACTTCAACCGTTGTGGAGATACCCTTCACAAACATGCCACCACCCAAATCCATCCTCCCATCAAACACATTGGCAACAGCTTCCCCAGAAAGCAACAGGTTTACAATTTCCTGTTCCAGGAACAATTTAATATAACCACTTGtaaaatattaaaagaaaaaaaaaacaatataacCTAGCCTGACAAGTACCTAATCTATAACTGGCACAAAAGAAAAGagcatacaatatatatattcaCCAAAACTTAGACTTTTATCAatctctggatacctgtgaagcATGTCCAAAAGGTGCTGTAACCAGAGGTTGAGAAGGATCATCCCTATCAGTTTGAACATTGTCCTGCACAGAGGGAAAGAACATGTAAATGCACGGCTAGTATGCAAGCTACCAAACCAGAAATGAAGACACTACAATCTCCTGAATATAAACATCTGATCGCCATTAATTTATTCCTGCTGCAAGGATATGATACCATATTGAAGGATTTAGCTTTAGTGATTAGTCTGCAGCAACAATGTTAAGGAATAGACCTTGGGCCTAAACTGAACTAAGTTTTAGGATTGGGGGAGTAACAAAAAGATGAAAGCAGCAAAACAAATAGACATGAGACAGCAACCAACTCAAATCAATATACAGTACCTACTTTTTCACTTCATCGTACTACAAGGCATTCTCATTTTTTGACAAGTACGAGAATTTTACACTATGAGGCATTTCACTAAGCCCAAGTAAAGATGTGATTTCATGGCAATTTTTCTGTTAAGAGTAAGTTCAGTTTAGATTTTAGAATCATCTGCAACTCACCAGAATTTACGTACTTCAATAATTGTGGAGATTGATGGCGGATATTTATTTACTAAAATGTGTAGAGGATACTTGCCTTCCAGTTTAGGACCTTATCCATACTTAGGCATGATAAATAACTTTTGGATGACTTAATTGAGAAATTGATCGTCTTACGTGCGTACAAGGGTCAAATCTCAAACCTGATCAGGTAATacataatacaacaacaacatacccagtgtaatcccacaagtggggtctagggagggtaggatgtacacagaccttacctctacctttgcggggcagagaggttgtttccgatagaccctcggctcaaaagaaggTCAGGTAATACAAGAGCCAACTAATACCAATTTACCATTCTAAGCTGACCTGACCTTGAGATTTTGTATCCTTGGAGAAAATTAAAGTCAAATTTCTAGAAGGAGAAAAACTTTCATCAGCCTAAAGATAGTTGACTAAGCTATTAGCTGCTATCACTTGCCAGTTCTTAGTAAGTATCCCAGTTCCACTCCCACCggtttaaaaagaaaaggaacaTGATAAATTGGCACCATGGATATAAGCCCCCTCTGTCCCATTTGAATGATTTGATATGAAGAACATTGACTTTCAAGGCATTTATGAGAAAAAGTTGGAATGAGTTATTATATTTGAATTTATTAGATATATGTTATAGTAGTTTGAATAAGTTATTATATTTAATTTCATAGATATATGTTCAAATAGTGGTTGAAAATATGAAAAAAGGTATAAAGATATCTCATAAAATTCAAAATGATATAAGTTAGTACCAATGTACATTAATTTGGGCTTATCAAAGCAGATAGAGTTTTCCATTAAAGGAAGAGGTCAGCATGTGGACAAACCAAAACAGAAACTAGGTCACAAATTGGATTCCGGAATAAGTTTTTATTTGGGCAAGTTGACATTTCTCCTGCTTATCTTTTCACGACGAAATAAATTAAGTAGTAACAAAAAAGTTTTCCCTTCAAAAGGTAGATAAATCTTCTTAGAACAGTCACAAACAAAGATTTGTCAAATAAAAAAGAGCTTACCAGTCCATGAGAAAGCAAAGCAGATATTAGGAACAGCATTGCTCCCATACGACTTCGAAATACTGGGAGCAGTGCTTCAAGCCTTTGAAGGGCATCTACCGGCGAAGTATATGTGTTAATGATTAAAACCTTTTGCAAGTTAGCTGCGGATTCAATTGAGAGGCCTTCAAGTGCTTTAGAAATGACCTGTTTAACAAAGCACAGTAGCTATTTAAATCAAGCATTAGTCATTCACTAATATAAAGAGATTTACAAACTGCAAGCACTTTCACATGCACATGTCTCTTATccgaaaaggaaaagaaaaaaggaacatGTAAAAATGGAGTCAGAATACATTCCCTGTACCAAAAAGAATGAGAGCATCTTGAGTACAACGGTCAAAAATATTATTCTTCGATAGGGAACTCAACATTGATTCCTTAACTTTATTGAAATAAGAGTTACATATTTAGAAATTAGATAAAAATTATTATATATCACAATGTTCTTACTATATATTTTTAGAAGTAAGAAAAATTTATACTTAAATAAAAGTTGTTTGATTCACCAAACAATTAAATTGGATAGGAAGAGTAACACAGAAAGTAGtaacgggaaaaaaaaaacactagcaGACATCTAGTAGCTTACCTCATCACTTGAACGCCCCTCGGACCCCTCAAGGTTACCATCAAGTGTTCTCAAAGATGCTATCACAACCCTTCTATTGCTTCCACACATAAACAATATCTCACCCATGGCTCTGACCAATGCTCTGTCGCGAATCagtaaaaaaggaaaagaagaatagATTTTTCAGGATTTGTCCAGTAATATCAAAATTATCCCAGCAGCATTGACATAAAAATACACCAGTTAATTCAAGAAGAGATAATTCAAATAGACAACTGACAATCAGTAGACCATGAAAGGAGCACCAACAGCGTCAGCAGTTGTTCCTAGTGCTAAAGTTTCTCCAttataatttttcattttttttgggggggggagGCGGGGATGGgggattacttttttttttttcttttaactcATTAAAGAAAGTattaacatataaaaagaatgtGCATAGATGTGCAATATATCTAATGCATGAGACTTGTAGCACTTAAATATGTAAAAGGGTCTCAACGAAGCATAAATTCAGTAATCCGCTTTATAAATC
Coding sequences:
- the LOC132627319 gene encoding uncharacterized protein LOC132627319, with protein sequence MVDQEDEELKMALRMSMQKESPEPKRSKPGEEVSGGGEEGGESPEAKNRRLQRELMAAAAEKRMKNVVVKKSGGGGGGSGSGSGSGSGSGVVVCEDKSVNLVKGEDKSVNLVKGEEKNVSLVKGEDKNVNLVKGEEKNVSLVKGEELLVAEANQLFSMIFGCEVTKGILGQWTNQGIRFSPDPDTSMGLVQHEGGPCGVLAAIQAFVLKYLLFFSDDLNVASPSLSGNVGFRRLANKDSSGVDIFSSLSEEKKSRALVRAMGEILFMCGSNRRVVIASLRTLDGNLEGSEGRSSDEVISKALEGLSIESAANLQKVLIINTYTSPVDALQRLEALLPVFRSRMGAMLFLISALLSHGLDNVQTDRDDPSQPLVTAPFGHASQEIVNLLLSGEAVANVFDGRMDLGGGMFVKGISTTVEVGFLTLLEYLNFCKVGLHLKCPKWPIWVVGSESHYTVLFALDTKVQEENELEGRETKIRRAFDAQDQSGGGGFISVEGFHQVLRETNVNLPSDKLQNLTSSGYIVWSEFWQVLLDLEKNLGGLKDPSGLSGKKVFDLYHFNGIAKSVMNGNSGNDFPVQRPRLTKLRVSVPPKWTPEEFMTAGPATSDKDSVGEVSKPEPSQHAPLVDCIRTRWARSTCTWEGDPPSIV